CTCCATGGTGTGGATACAATGTCATGCCAATTTTAGCATGGTGCCACCTACCAGAAAGTGTGCCTTACAAAGAAACTTAATCTAAGTGGTGGAGGGTCAAAAACTGAAATAATAGCCACACAAAGAAGCAAGGAGGTCTGGGAGGAGGGTGTGTAGCTGGTGTGGTGTAGGGAACTGCAAAGGTCAGGCTTTTTCCACTATTAGCTTGGCTCTGTTATGTGGATCCCCTGACTTCTCTGGGCCCAAGACTCCACCTCATCCCGCCTGCTCCACCTTGGCATTGCACTTCCTCCAAAACTCCCATATTTCCCCTTCTCTCCTTCCATATGTGGACTGTGCTTATCAGTACAAAAACGGCTTTGTGAAAGCAGATGTAATGTCAATGGTTTGTGTTGTTTAGTCCAAGTGTTTCTGTTCCTAGTGTTTCcaatttattttagtaaatcaTCAACTTAATTTCTCTCTTGTAGGTTGCCTTAACTGATTGTGTGTCGCAACATGCAATATTGAAAACAAGTAGATTTAAAACCTGGaagtagggctgcacaatataaTTTCGGCATTAACATTTCAAAATAGCATGTTCAATATTTACATATCAGAACATGAAAAGCATGGAAAAGGAAATGTTTTTGGGTGTCTTTCCAATGTTTCACCACAAACGGCAGAGATTCACAGATTCAATAACATTTCACCCCATGAAAAATAAGGTGCTACCAATTAACACGATTCCAAAAAGGTTTTATTAACATGGTCTGGTCACTTGACAAGTGCTATGTAATCACACAACCATCAAACGATTAAACAGAGATTTCCAAGTCATCTGGCAAAGTCAGAGTATTTCTCATATTGCAACATAGAATGCAGTTAAACAAAACCCTCTCATGCTTTAATTTCTTCTCTATGCCTTCTCTTATGTAATAATTGGCACAACTGATCTCATCTGGCACACCTGGTAACAATCTGGCACGACctctgtctttaaaaaaaagcataaaggaaaataaatattaataaaaagttgTTAACGGCTAAAGCGTCAGACTTAATCCCTCATGCAAACAGATTTGTGACTTTAGAGTACGTTTTGAATCCATGCATTTATGCAACAGTGACAAGGTAAACAGTTAAAGGTTATGAATGTGTAGACATTAAAGATCATCATGTTTCGAATAatcttaaattattttaataaccatctgtgaccctgtctgtgcaAACCCAGGCTAAAGCCTCATAATCTAATGacgagattaggagcatcaaagatgATTTTACTCATCGATTTTACTTTCATGTCAATCTTTAACACAACCTTACTCagtcagtcagtattaaagatatcaatgttatatattcatatttttaatgttctttacattatgtaggatgattttatgtagaaaacacatcataaaaatgacactaATGGGGTTTTCAAGGGCAGGGTTACAATGTATAGATATATTGAAAAAATAggaatttatataaatatatatcaaaAAGGTAAACATTTGTGAAAAGTGACATTTACTATTACATTATCCAATCATGCCAAAAATTAACACCATATTAAACACGTACACAATTATTtcatattatatttataaaaactttatatttgtaagtcgctttggatatctgctaaatgcctaaatgtaaatgtaaatttataaGAGAAAATTATAACTAAATTTTAGACAAAAAGAGAACTCAATTTATTTGAAAGTTTACACctattgggccctatcttgcacccagcccaattgactttgtcagtgacgcatgtatcattcgtattttgcaccggcgcacagcgggtttttccctccacagacggacgtcggcaaactaggtaATGAACTttcgctccctgggcggttcagcgcaaaaaaggaggcgtgttccggggcaaaccatccctgatgctattttgcagtttcaaaaaacaattgcgccactgaccaaaaaaaactaaagtcagtggcgcgttgcgcgtggttcattatgctattttaagggcgcatgcttgaccataatgtatagcgtgcacaacgcgcacacactttgcttatctaatcacagatgcaacagttatttttgcaaatcataaattgttacaataaaaaatattaacacatgagataagggaaatcatagtggtgagcattgtggtgatagtttttatttattgtgtggctgcgttaaaaaattctcatgcaaataacgattaaaatattttcatttcaagtttgttgtgtggctgtattacatttattttatgtaaataataattaaaatgttttcataagaaaccttaatgtatatgaacttgatttgtaagtgttcttggaccttgcttgcgtttcttgggtccgatttcaaagcccccaaaccctttcagcagtgagtgtggacgcagcgatgtcctctgctggcgtcaggtcctgaggcagaaccacctcccgttacatggCGTGcctgatttatgctggcaaacttgggattcccccgtctactgacatcattgtagtgcttggctcaacgatggggatgcctgttgatgagacaattgtggctatttcctctcacgcctgtttaacctacgctgatttgggcgggtttctcctatccccatacaaaacaacttctctgtctttgactgctcttacaagaacgtcggtctcctcggctgtgaaccgctcctggcgtgcgcctggtaaatctgtcataataatagcaacacgccatggaacttgcgcccttgcgtttaaagggaatgttggatagcgttctgattggtttatttgacgttacgcccaaaccacacctatgaataatgaacctacttcagaccaaccccttattgagttatttctcccaccgggaaaatagcaacagcgcccaagatccacccactaagtcacttgcgcattgcgctttgcacttgcgtttcagatcgttaaaatagggcccttaatgtTGTGTATTGTTTTCCTGCAATGAAAGTTTGTATGTATTGTGTTAGTTTTGCAGTCCCTAGTTTGTATTAAGCAAAAACTGCCCAACATACAGCATTAATAGCAAAAAAAATGAGTATTTTTGTACAGGATCATGTTACTTGTTAAAGGGGcaatggcatgaaaatctgactttttccatgtttaagtgctattattgggtccctagtgctgctatcaacctagaacatacgaaaaagatcaacccagtaacttagttttggtacaccattctctacaagcacatgaaaaaataggtcgttgaaatttggctctccttatgatgtcataaggagctcttattataataaaaccaccccttaatccaaccacagcactgccatttagtgcagagagaaaataattcacagaacaattgagtttcaatttcaacaaaccaccatcattgtgatcagtgtttgaatttcatccgctcatgtgcattttaaaggacacacccaaaacggcacatttttgcacacacctacaaattggcaattttaacatgctataataaattatttatatggtattttgagctaaaagttcacatatgtgctctggggacaccaaagatttatttgagatcttaaaaaagtcctgtgacatggcccctttaatatgTTTTCTGGGAAATTTATATCTTACCTATCCTTTAGAAGCTACTGTTAACATATTTCTTTGAGGGTGGTATTGTATATTTAGTTAGATTTTTTAGTAATATCATGATGTGCATCCTTCAGATTGATGTCAgtatacccccccccccccccgttaCTTTTGAACCATACAAAAAGCTCTCACATGCAGTCATCCAATCAACTCTCTGAGAAGGAAGGTCAACATAGCAATTGACTAACGGAGTCTGCTGTAGAAATAGTGGCAAAGCTAAAAAAAAGACCAACAGATAAAGACAAACTGAATGAATTTCACTCAGGACTGAGCACGGAAAAGGGtaagaatattttttacaatatttaacttaatattgtatttggtataatgtgACTGTATTTAACTTAAAGGCCATTTTTAAAATGCAAGCAAATGCGATCCACATAACAGTAAAATAAACAGAACTATAATGTGCAATGCATTTAAGTTGCAGGATTGTGTAaatccttgttttttttttagctcaGGACAGACGCCGTTCACTGAAAGCACTCTGATCAGCTAAATCCTACTTACAGCCATGACTGCATGCATCTTCATACGGGGAGGCAAAattgtaagtgttataattttttatgatgTTTCATTATCTACTATGGGTCACACTTTATATTATGTGTCTTTAACTATACTTACATAAGAAAAGCTTATAATACATTGTGCTTCTTGGGTACATTTATGGTAGATTTAAGATTAGGGGTGGGTTTTAGGGTTAGGATCATGCAAATGCTTTAAAGTAACAACATGTACACAGTCTTTACATTGTATGCATTGTTTGTGTATATTAGTATAGGACATATTAGAAACCTAAAGTGCAACCACTATCaatccagcctgatctcacagaaTTAGTACTTATTtcatgaattcatacaaagtgaaTTGGAAAAAAACATACTTTTGTTATCATTAGAAAAATCAGTAATGAAACCACCCCACTAACCCAGCCcttaaccccaacgtcacagggacaaaagcaaattgtagaaaaatgtatgaatatggtcgtacaaataaatacaaattagccatCTCGTACAAATGAGATATGGTTGATATATCAGTCAAAGAgagtcaaataaataaatatatattttagagagagttaattaaataatttacaaatattgCAAACTATATTATGAATTTTATTATAATGAGAAATGTCAGTCGTGCCTATTTGGcatgtttcttgtttgtttgtttgtttgtttttttaaacaaatgtaaggAAACTTTTGAGGAAAAACAGAAATGAAATGCAATAAGAAATTTTGTAACGGATTTTTTAGTGTATTGAAGTGGGTACAGTAAGTTAGGcctgattaaaaaaaagataattattTTCAGCTCCATAAAAATCATGTAGGGTTTAATCTGTCATCACAGTAAAGCTTTAGTCAAATTTAGCCGATAAATCCTCTAATTCATCTGAAAAAGGATAAACGTGCCATTGAGTTTTGGCTTCTTAATTGTAGTGCACTGTTTTATTGTTATCAAAATAGGGCAGGACAGGTAGATTAGGATTTTTAGATTTATATGAAAATGAAGACTGTGGCATCAAGCATGTTTAAGAGGCTTAACCTACCTGCTTTTTTGATTTTGCAGGACAGACAGTTGGCAGATGATGAAATTGAAGGTAAATACAACCTGTCAGCTGTATTATCTTCTAATATTTGCACGCATTTACTTTGCACTTCAGCCTTAATAAAACAGTGTGCTAAGCAATTATACACTGGGACCCAAATAAATCTGACCTTTTGTACAAAGGCATTAACAGGGTCATTATCACAAATTTGCTTTGCTTAAGTGATTACTGTAAGTGATTATTAAAAATGCAGATTTTTAATATTTAGCCAGGATTTTAAGTGATAAAATCtctttgggtaacactttattttacagtgtcttacatgtacactctcagaaataaaatacaaaagttgtcactgggacagtaccttttaataagatatgtacctttgaggtaccttttaggtacaaaagtgtactttttgaaaaggtaccacccTAGTGATAAggtttgtaccttcttgtacctgAGAGTATACATGCACTTAATAACAGTTGTTTATGCATAAACATGCAACTAActctaaaccaaaccctaaccctatagtaagtacattATTGACTCAGTACTTAACTAAATAATTATCACggacactgtaaaataaagtgtaacctttTGAATCCCAgattcttaaaggaaaacaccactgtttttcaatattttactatgttcttacctcaacttagacaaattaatacatacctatcttttttcaatgtgtgcacttttaatctttgtacagggcctcgtgaatgtgttagcatttagcctagccccattaattccttaggatccaaactgggataaatttagaagccacaaaacacttgaatgttttccctatttacatgagtagttacacgagtaagtatggtgccacaaaataaaacttttgtttggagcgataggaatgaatggggctaggctaaatacTAATACATTCACGAAGCGCTGTACATGGAATTAAAGttcacacattgaaaaaaaaggtatgtattaattaatctaaattgaggtaagataagaacatagtaaaatattgaaaaactgtggtgttttcctttaatgtgtTCTTAGACATTTAAATCCTATTGTATACATCAAAAATTTTCAAAATACCTATCTATGTATTAGTTATTAAAATgtacttctgtaataaaatatttttagaagaacagtTTCAATAAGAACTTTGACAATAACTATTACATAGGCATTAGTATTTTCTTGAAGTATTACCATTTGATGGCATTAGGTTTGTTGCTATATTGATATACAGCATGTTGTTTATATGCCTTGATCATCATTATTGTGGagtatttgtaaactttttgtTTTAGAGCTGAGAGAGGCATTTAATGAGTTTGACAAGGATAAGGATGGACTCATTACCTGTAAGGATCTAGGAAACCTGATGAGGACAATGGGTTATATGCCAACTGAGATGGAACTAATCGAGTTAGGCCAGAACATTAACATGAATTGTAAGTggcatacatttttaataatgaaATCAAGCAGACACggttatcatcatcatcatcattattattttactttcacttaaCAGCCTGGCTGGATAATGTTAATACACATAATAATCATATATAAACTTATCAGCACAATAATCagcacatacaaaataaaaaaatataaaacaaaacaacatgcAAGGGAAATTTTGATAATAACATGTTAATTTTCTCTCAGTAGGAGGAAGGGTAGACTTTGAAGACTTTGTAGAGTTGATGGCTCCAAAGCTTTTGGCTGAAACAGCAGGCATGCTTGGTGTGAAGGAACTACGAGATGCTTTCAAAGAGGTGAGAagacaaaataaagaaatatgtGTTAGTTTTGCAAAGTAAGTATTATTCGGCACATCCTTTAAAAGGTTGTATGAATTTACTCAAACAGAAGGTGCTAAAACTCTCACCAGGCTTTCCCGGCCCCCTTTGTGGTGGTACAGCATCATATAGCAACCAACCCGTCACATAACCGGTTTAGTTTTAATAAACGGTATCATTTATGCATCACTACTCTTACTAAatgatattaaaaaataatgatattCCCTCAACATGTTTCCTGAGCACTCCCCCCATCTGATATTGGATAGATAAATAAGTTTTGCCCCAAATTCACACCACAGGTTAAACTAATGTTGCTATGCACTTAAACTAATGGCTGCTCCAGTGTTTATGGACACTTTCGGCTTTGCGATTTTTCAGATTTTTGTCTTTCTGCCAAAATCAACCTATGAATTGCTTACTTACAATTGTCTAGACTGGGATAcaaatattacacattttaaatcCTTAAATGATGTGCATTAGTCTGATGCTGATATTGAAGTGACTTCAACATATACACAgcttttaaaatatacttttataCAGCATTTAAGTAAATCCTTCATAATGTGGGAATCTAAgccatgacctttgtgctgcCTTCACAATGCTCTATCAACTGAGCAATATAAACTACATTTGGTTACATAGATAGCTGCAATCCATACTTTTTCTTATCTACAGTTTGATATGGATGGTGATGGATCAATCACTACAGAAGAGCTAAGGTGTGCCATGAGTAAACTACTGGGAGAGCACATGAACCACAGAGAAATTGATGCTGTGGTCAGAGAGGCGGACAACAATGGAGATGGTACAGTAGACTTTGAAGGTGAGAATTTTGACCATTTCAATCGCATGAGACATAAGATAAGTGCTGTTATATAAAGCATATTTTCACTTTACAATTTGAGTTGACAGGATCTACAGTATGAACAAAGACCTGAACATGCTTTTATGGTTGTCTTTTGCAGAGTTTGTGAGGATGCTGTCAAACTGCTGAGAAATTCATCCATGGTTACAACAAATATATGAAAAACATGGTTGCTTGCAAATTCTGATTTATATGATTAAAGTTGACTGTGGCgtgcttaaatttacttaagCTAGaaccttttaaatgtaaatgactacactgtaaaaagattccgtagaatttacagtattactggcagctggatgccagtaacttactgtagatttaaatttatgttaattacctgcaacctgcaaaattaaacattagcaagtctgtatctttacagaataaaactaaaataacagcctcaagcgaagcattctgggaaacaaaatctgaaggaaaaacacagaaaaaggttgatgaggatttttggttcccagaatgctttgcatgaagctgttattttatatttttattctgtaagacaaagacttgttaatgtttaatgtccatttaactttgaacaaactgttgtcagtaaataacataaatttaaatttacagtaagttactggcatccagctgccagtaatactgtaatttctacggaatctttttacagtgtactgtacCCAAATCAAGACAATATGAAATGTATAATGTCAATCCCTatacatacaaaaacatacaaaatcCCCACATACCTGCACAACAAAAGCATGCACATAcaaatacaaacataaatacaataaaaattcatacaaaatatttgttttcacACACTATATGCTGAATTTTTACAGGATTTTGTGCAGTATTCTTTTTATTTGACTAGATTCAATATCAAAATATGTCctcaaaatgttatttttaaagatattttcacagcaataaaatacaatattatgtaataaatacatGTCTTACTTCCTCATATCAAACCCTAACAAGTGTTGGCCTATGCAGTAATGCCAAGAGTTTATCTCAGCAGCTCTATAATGATATATCTAATTTCTGAActtaactatatatatatatatatatatatatatatatatatatatatatatatatatatatatatatatatatatatatatatatatatatatatatatatatatatatataatggtgtgggggatgatttcttggcacactttaggccccttagtgccaattgggcttcgtttaaatgccacggcctacctgagcattgtttttAACCATGTCCatcctttatgaccaccatgtcacaaagctcggatcattttaaattggtttTTTGAACATGAAAATGAGCCCCCACAGTTACCAGATCTCAACCTAAtaaagcatctttgggatgtggtggaatggaagcttcgtgccctggatgtgcatcccacaaatctccatcaactgcaagacgCTATCCTattaatatgggccaacatttctaaagaatgctttcagcaccttgttgaatcagggccacatagaattaaggcagttttgaaggcgaaagggggtcaaacacagtattagtatggtgttcctagtAGTCCTGGTAATCTTTTCAGGTGAgtgaatttatatatatatatatatatatatatatatatatatatatatatatatgaagagtttggttccaaaacacaataaatccattttgacaaatttctgtaaaaacatgttcacatagcatctttaggttataaaaacataaaaaattcaaatccataatttgattttcaaagattataaaaacaaattatttttttccacaaaatgcaataaatccatgacaagtttttttttttcaaaattctataaatctattcaatcaatgtataaatgtgcattaatttttgtcatttaatattcatttagttgaacagttgtacacactgattaaaaaaataaacattaatggcattaatcaaaacacttacttcatcatattaggaacactgtcattgctgcggtttaACTTGACGTCGTCACTTATCATTTTTCTGATTCTCGTTGACTTTGAATAAAATTATGAAAAGTtgttcataagatcccctggggtcaatgtgttagcaggagagaagctagatgctgtctggagaacaagggatcgtctcccgagtgcctctggCGTAAAAtattagatgttgatgactTACGTTTCTTTCCGGTCAAAGAAAACCAATGCTATTAAAGCAAAACTAAaaagtttttgctctttgctccccctacaggttagaagcgtaattgttcattaccactgtcgtaaatactgcagcatagctggctctgattggattgtaggtctgccataAAGCAAGTTTTTCGAACTACAAGACCAcaacccgacggttggaaacttctttagtgcggttttggccgatagagggctgcaaagcgaatgtgaaagtgccgttcatcctgttttgagtggatgaaccactgaaacttttttggaaatgttattttaaggtaaaaaaaactctttagtgttgctttaaagtattatttggtttttgtttgcttgttgatcgctaagtacaaagtagatgaggaaaactaggactcaacgcgccgccattgtttgtttacattgtgtggaatggtgcgctgtaatttgtggagcagatttattgcattctgtagaaaaggaggagtggcgtttattgcgttttgggaaaaaagggagaaaagatgatagaataacacggcggatattggattttgcgtaaaattaagaaatttacttttaaatactgacctgatataatactgattttggcagtaactcattttttttaaatgccgtttattgcattttggaacaaaactcttcatatatacaatatatatatttatatatatttgcatgaaatagaGATCCTGCAGGCTAAATATTTCTGACATTTCACAGGATAAAACAAAAAAGCTGTGTAATCTATGTATGCCAAGAGCAGATGGTGAAGACAAGAAATCACTTTTAAGAGAAACTTTCTGTGAAAGATTAAGGATAATGGAATGGCCAAGGGATGAGAGGCACAAGAGATTTTAGGTAGATGCACTTCACAATCTGTACAGAAAAAAACAGCGACACATGTCTATAAACAAGAAACCTCTGAATTGCTAAAGCAGGAATGCATAGACAACTTTGACAGATACTGATAAATATGTTCTGTTCTGTCTGAAAAATATTGGAAAAAATAGATTTTGAATTTGGAGCAATATTTTTTCAGACAATTCAGATcatagaaaataaaataaaatatacataagATAATATAATACTTTCCCCAGCTGAAGACATCTGGGAGAAAACATCCCACTTTTCAGATTTTGTCCAGCTTTAAAGGCAAAGGGAAACATTTTTTGTCCTCACATGGTTTAATCAAAAGAAACTCCCCTTTAACCACCTGGCCCCTT
The Paramisgurnus dabryanus chromosome 1, PD_genome_1.1, whole genome shotgun sequence genome window above contains:
- the cabp5a gene encoding calcium-binding protein 5a; the encoded protein is MTACIFIRGGKIDRQLADDEIEELREAFNEFDKDKDGLITCKDLGNLMRTMGYMPTEMELIELGQNINMNLGGRVDFEDFVELMAPKLLAETAGMLGVKELRDAFKEFDMDGDGSITTEELRCAMSKLLGEHMNHREIDAVVREADNNGDGTVDFEEFVRMLSNC